A single region of the Thermodesulfatator indicus DSM 15286 genome encodes:
- the larC gene encoding nickel pincer cofactor biosynthesis protein LarC — protein sequence MRLAYLDLIGGISGDMFLAALHGAGVPKEIFDETFARLPGKIYWQCEKVEVNGLKALRIKIDAYEKGSLPQKYHELISLVERLDFSESIKTQAKEILKIIFEAEAEAHGKPLEEIHLHELSAYDTLADIFGVLVGLDFLGIEGLFASEIPLGRAVIDTSHGKIPIPAPATINILKDLPVVGIPEEAETVTPTGAALLRVLVSNFGPLPSMVLEKIGVSTGTFIFKSRPNMLRFFLGKTENFEELICETLVEIETNIDDQSPEELAYVAEKILEAGALDVGFVPFYMKKGRPGIKFFILAKPNKVLSLTYLVLKETKTLGVRLKEVKRISCERQIEEVSTPWGKVRVKKAKFPCKDFKVEFEDLKNIAEQTNSSIKEIKRKIESYLSRKLT from the coding sequence ATGCGCCTAGCTTATCTTGATTTAATAGGCGGTATATCTGGGGATATGTTTCTCGCTGCCTTGCACGGAGCTGGGGTGCCGAAGGAAATTTTTGATGAGACCTTCGCTCGGCTTCCAGGGAAAATATACTGGCAATGTGAAAAAGTTGAAGTAAATGGACTTAAAGCTTTACGTATAAAGATAGACGCCTATGAAAAAGGTTCTCTTCCTCAAAAATATCACGAGCTAATAAGCTTGGTTGAAAGGCTAGATTTTTCTGAATCTATAAAAACTCAGGCTAAAGAGATACTAAAAATCATTTTTGAGGCTGAAGCCGAAGCCCACGGTAAACCATTAGAAGAAATTCATCTTCACGAACTTTCAGCCTACGATACTTTAGCTGACATTTTTGGAGTGCTTGTCGGCCTTGACTTTTTGGGTATTGAAGGATTGTTTGCCTCAGAAATCCCTTTGGGAAGAGCTGTCATTGACACTTCTCACGGAAAGATTCCGATTCCTGCCCCGGCGACGATTAATATTTTGAAAGATCTTCCTGTTGTGGGTATCCCTGAAGAAGCTGAAACAGTTACTCCAACTGGAGCAGCATTGTTAAGAGTGCTTGTTTCAAATTTTGGCCCCCTACCTTCTATGGTTTTAGAAAAAATAGGAGTTAGTACCGGAACTTTTATTTTTAAGTCCCGGCCAAATATGTTGCGTTTTTTTTTAGGAAAAACTGAAAATTTTGAAGAACTAATCTGTGAAACTTTAGTAGAAATAGAAACTAACATAGACGACCAGTCTCCAGAAGAATTGGCTTATGTAGCGGAAAAAATTCTAGAGGCAGGAGCATTAGATGTGGGCTTTGTTCCATTTTATATGAAAAAGGGTCGTCCAGGAATTAAGTTTTTTATTTTAGCTAAACCTAATAAAGTATTAAGTCTTACTTACCTAGTCTTAAAAGAAACTAAGACTTTAGGAGTGCGCCTAAAAGAAGTAAAAAGAATAAGTTGTGAACGACAAATAGAAGAAGTATCTACTCCGTGGGGAAAAGTTAGGGTAAAAAAAGCTAAATTCCCATGTAAAGATTTCAAAGTAGAATTTGAAGATCTTAAAAACATAGCAGAGCAAACAAATTCTTCTATTAAAGAAATAAAAAGAAAAATAGAATCATATTTATCAAGAAAATTAACTTGA
- a CDS encoding TVP38/TMEM64 family protein yields the protein MIFNLDGSKFLEVFWHRPDVIRQTVESYGPYGPLVFIFIQVLQIVLAPLPGEITGFIAGYLFGAFWGFIYAMIGLTIGSSIAFYIARYFRRFFAKKFSRSKQFRRLEIFICRRGLLAIFICYLFPGFPKDSLNYFVGLFPIPFRVFLVIMVLGRIPGTLALVLQGASLYEKNWVMLGIVGGLSLILLGLFYWKRKIIYEYLDKNAPSLS from the coding sequence ATGATTTTTAACCTTGATGGGTCAAAATTTTTAGAAGTTTTCTGGCATAGACCCGATGTAATAAGACAGACCGTCGAAAGTTACGGGCCTTATGGGCCGCTGGTTTTTATTTTTATTCAGGTCCTTCAGATAGTCTTAGCTCCTCTTCCCGGAGAGATAACAGGCTTTATTGCAGGTTATCTCTTTGGAGCTTTCTGGGGTTTTATCTACGCTATGATTGGTCTTACCATTGGATCATCAATTGCTTTTTACATAGCTCGCTATTTTCGTCGTTTTTTTGCCAAGAAGTTTTCCCGTTCAAAGCAATTTCGGCGCTTAGAAATTTTTATTTGCCGCAGGGGACTTTTGGCCATTTTTATTTGTTATCTTTTCCCAGGGTTTCCGAAAGATTCTCTTAATTATTTTGTAGGGCTTTTCCCCATCCCTTTTAGAGTGTTTTTAGTTATCATGGTTTTGGGAAGAATCCCCGGGACATTGGCTTTAGTATTACAGGGAGCTTCTCTTTATGAAAAAAATTGGGTTATGTTAGGCATAGTGGGGGGCTTAAGTCTAATACTTTTAGGTCTTTTTTACTGGAAACGAAAAATAATTTACGAGTATCTGGATAAAAATGCGCCTAGCTTATCTTGA
- a CDS encoding TAXI family TRAP transporter solute-binding subunit — protein sequence MNVKGWSAVLALITLVLCFPVVSSAQKFITIGTGSVTGVYYPTGGAICRLMNKERKITGVRCTVESTGGSVYNVNMIKKGELDFGIAQSDVVYQAFTGTGRFKGKPIKNLRVVMSIHPELMTLVVRKDSGIKSFYDLKGKTINIGNPGSGQEATSRAIFEYCKNVVSLKDITPEYLKASECPNALKDRKIEGYFYMVGHPTANIKDAANSVDIDLINLDNVPCIKKLVEDKPYYAWGTIPAKMYRGVNHPTNTFGVKAILVTSDKMDPKIVYNMVKVILDNFDTFKKMHPAYKHLTKKDLLKGFDKSMMHPGAVKAFKEAGLL from the coding sequence ATGAACGTGAAAGGATGGAGTGCTGTTTTAGCTTTAATAACTCTTGTTTTATGTTTTCCAGTAGTTTCCAGTGCTCAAAAGTTTATAACAATTGGTACAGGAAGTGTAACAGGTGTTTATTATCCTACTGGTGGCGCTATTTGTCGTTTAATGAACAAAGAGAGAAAGATTACCGGTGTGAGATGCACTGTGGAATCTACTGGTGGAAGCGTATATAACGTAAATATGATTAAAAAAGGAGAACTTGATTTTGGTATTGCTCAAAGTGATGTTGTCTATCAGGCATTTACTGGTACCGGCCGTTTTAAAGGTAAGCCTATCAAAAATTTAAGAGTGGTAATGTCTATTCATCCTGAACTTATGACTTTAGTTGTAAGAAAAGATAGCGGAATAAAAAGTTTTTATGATCTTAAAGGTAAAACTATTAATATAGGGAATCCTGGTAGCGGCCAAGAAGCTACCTCAAGAGCTATTTTTGAATATTGTAAAAACGTAGTAAGTCTCAAAGATATCACACCAGAATATTTGAAAGCAAGCGAATGTCCTAATGCATTAAAAGATAGAAAAATAGAAGGTTATTTTTATATGGTAGGCCATCCCACAGCCAATATTAAAGACGCGGCTAACTCAGTTGATATTGATTTGATTAATTTAGATAATGTCCCTTGTATTAAAAAACTAGTCGAAGATAAACCATATTATGCTTGGGGAACAATTCCTGCCAAAATGTATAGGGGTGTAAATCATCCTACTAATACTTTTGGAGTAAAAGCAATTCTTGTGACTAGTGATAAGATGGATCCTAAGATTGTTTACAATATGGTCAAAGTAATTCTTGATAATTTTGATACCTTCAAAAAAATGCATCCTGCATACAAACATCTTACCAAAAAAGACCTTCTTAAAGGTTTTGATAAAAGTATGATGCATCCTGGTGCTGTAAAAGCGTTTAAGGAGGCAGGGCTTCTGTAA